In the Zestosphaera sp. genome, one interval contains:
- a CDS encoding TldD/PmbA family protein has translation MVDEGSAAGASYVEARYQSDYGVLVSMRNGKVIGVGSFKEEGVGIRVLVDGSLGFAATNNLSAEGLSKALEKAIVRARSVASLRKNVIRFSEERVGRASYEVVTKIKLEDVSVESLMSLGKEVFKVLSESVSQVKLPVCVFSAETHTQEKLIITSDGAYVKSRVPRMYVSTNLVLLHPQKGTLQRMKEFGSSGGGELLDVWKPVDALAEEVKKLEVVLVNGTEPPKEPVDVVVGSEIVGLLVHESAGHPMEADRILGREAAQAGESYVKPEMIGEFRIGNELATVIEDPTIPGSNGFYLYDDEGVPARPRYLYKEGIINEALHNRHTANIFGIKSNAAARAMNYASEPIIRMSNTYFKPGKMSFEELIEDISTGVFIKSYMEWNIDDIRWNQRYVGLEAYMIRNGELAEPVRNPALEITTQGFYSNVVAVDKELKFYPGTCGKGEPSQGVPVWFGGPNVRIAKIRLGVTAR, from the coding sequence TTGGTCGATGAGGGAAGTGCTGCAGGGGCTTCTTACGTGGAAGCGCGTTACCAGAGTGATTATGGAGTCTTAGTTTCTATGAGAAACGGTAAAGTAATAGGTGTAGGGTCTTTTAAAGAAGAGGGTGTCGGGATTAGAGTTTTAGTTGATGGATCTTTAGGATTTGCGGCAACTAACAACCTAAGTGCAGAGGGTCTTAGCAAAGCTCTCGAGAAAGCTATTGTGAGGGCTAGGTCAGTAGCTTCTTTAAGAAAGAACGTTATCAGATTTAGTGAGGAGAGAGTTGGTAGAGCTTCTTACGAAGTCGTGACAAAGATAAAATTAGAGGACGTGAGTGTAGAGAGTTTGATGAGTTTGGGTAAGGAAGTATTTAAAGTCTTAAGCGAGTCTGTTAGTCAGGTTAAGCTTCCGGTCTGTGTGTTCAGTGCTGAGACTCACACTCAAGAAAAACTAATCATTACATCAGACGGCGCTTACGTTAAGTCTAGAGTTCCTAGGATGTATGTCTCAACTAATCTGGTACTCCTCCACCCACAGAAGGGCACCTTACAGAGAATGAAGGAATTTGGTAGTTCTGGTGGAGGCGAATTACTTGATGTGTGGAAGCCTGTTGATGCCTTAGCAGAGGAAGTCAAGAAACTTGAAGTAGTCTTAGTAAATGGTACTGAACCTCCTAAAGAGCCTGTCGACGTGGTTGTGGGCTCTGAGATAGTGGGGTTGTTAGTCCACGAATCAGCCGGACACCCCATGGAAGCTGACAGAATATTAGGACGTGAAGCCGCGCAAGCCGGAGAATCGTACGTTAAGCCAGAGATGATCGGTGAATTCAGGATAGGCAATGAGTTGGCTACAGTAATTGAGGACCCTACAATACCCGGTAGTAACGGCTTTTACTTATATGATGATGAGGGAGTCCCGGCGAGACCTAGATATCTCTATAAAGAGGGCATAATAAATGAGGCACTACATAACAGACACACCGCAAATATTTTCGGCATTAAAAGTAATGCTGCAGCAAGAGCAATGAACTATGCGTCAGAACCTATAATACGTATGAGTAACACATATTTCAAACCTGGAAAAATGAGTTTCGAAGAACTTATAGAAGACATCAGCACAGGTGTCTTCATAAAGTCTTACATGGAGTGGAACATAGACGACATAAGGTGGAATCAAAGATATGTAGGTCTAGAAGCCTACATGATAAGAAACGGCGAGTTAGCCGAGCCAGTTAGAAATCCCGCATTAGAGATAACTACTCAAGGATTTTACAGCAACGTGGTAGCCGTCGACAAAGAATTAAAGTTCTACCCAGGTACTTGTGGTAAGGGAGAACCCTCACAGGGGGTCCCTGTATGGTTTGGCGGTCCGAACGTCAGGATCGCTAAAATTAGATTGGGGGTGACTGCACGGTGA
- a CDS encoding MBL fold metallo-hydrolase, translated as MSLAHVSDNVYVLEGRTNVGVITVEDKECLVVDTGVSRDHGRKLFNILKNAGLKIKAVINTHSHADHIGGNKIILERSNATFYSTITEKPFIELPLTEVIYLYGAYPPENLRKHVIEAEGVPVEDVSKLIKEYPFLKLEDLSGHSIGMIGIGVGNVLFSADAFFPNEIIKKYVVPYHLNVQEALKTLKKLDTDILKNYEVLVPSHGNMLKKEEARQLVNSNIEVITNIKNVILKNVNSGLTLNELIKRVLRDLALTPQTTINYLLTVSALKSYIAWLVNEDFIELIISNNELYVKRI; from the coding sequence ATGAGTCTCGCTCACGTTTCTGATAACGTATATGTTTTAGAAGGACGCACTAACGTTGGCGTGATCACAGTTGAGGACAAGGAATGCCTCGTCGTCGATACAGGGGTTAGTAGAGATCATGGGAGGAAATTATTCAATATCCTAAAAAACGCTGGTCTAAAAATTAAAGCTGTGATAAACACGCATTCTCACGCAGACCATATAGGTGGTAACAAGATAATTTTAGAGAGGAGTAATGCAACCTTCTATTCAACAATTACTGAGAAACCTTTTATTGAGTTGCCTTTAACTGAGGTAATATACTTGTACGGTGCGTACCCTCCAGAAAACTTGAGGAAACACGTGATTGAGGCTGAAGGCGTTCCTGTCGAGGATGTTAGTAAGCTGATTAAAGAATATCCTTTCTTGAAACTTGAGGACCTATCAGGCCATAGTATTGGTATGATTGGCATAGGAGTTGGTAACGTGTTATTCTCTGCTGACGCATTCTTCCCTAATGAGATTATAAAGAAGTATGTAGTCCCTTACCACTTAAACGTGCAAGAAGCCCTAAAGACTCTTAAGAAACTTGATACCGATATACTAAAGAATTATGAGGTATTAGTCCCTTCTCACGGTAATATGCTTAAGAAAGAAGAAGCTCGGCAACTAGTGAATTCAAACATTGAGGTCATAACTAATATAAAGAACGTAATCTTAAAGAACGTTAATAGCGGACTCACTCTTAATGAATTAATTAAACGCGTCTTAAGAGACTTAGCTTTAACTCCTCAAACTACGATTAATTATCTTCTGACTGTTTCAGCTCTTAAATCTTATATAGCGTGGCTGGTGAACGAAGACTTTATAGAACTGATTATCTCAAATAACGAACTATATGTTAAGAGAATTTGA
- a CDS encoding isoprenylcysteine carboxylmethyltransferase family protein: MGKRELLISVVFSALFSLTLVYASIEVIKVVNNWMLGFIPDCILLSDFPRCQELESGLRIFGYVGLVCVVIIIGAGFLLNKVKLSLLGSLTLYLPTIGHFAFTMFFLAGIGVLRLLWLPFIDSEVFIRLGLITYVPMWAINTLVTWVAKLVVPELSGDFFVPVCFAIMIVGLTVFFLGVMTWVNDRLQKRTLSVGGVYKFSRHPQYLGFIVWSYGFLSLASAVEEGRGWSPPVPGLPWVVATAIILGAALVEEVELRSKLGDEYICYLEHTPFMILMPKVLKNVVAYPARILIGKEMPTTRREVFTVVLAYLALIMFTSFLISYLIT; encoded by the coding sequence TTGGGTAAGCGTGAGTTGCTGATATCTGTAGTTTTCTCGGCATTATTTTCGTTAACTTTAGTGTATGCGTCAATAGAAGTTATTAAGGTAGTTAATAATTGGATGCTTGGTTTTATTCCTGACTGTATACTCTTGTCAGATTTTCCTAGGTGTCAAGAGTTAGAGTCAGGTTTAAGAATCTTTGGTTACGTGGGGTTAGTGTGTGTTGTTATTATTATAGGTGCCGGGTTTCTGCTTAATAAGGTTAAGTTGTCATTGCTTGGTTCATTGACTCTCTACTTGCCAACAATAGGGCATTTCGCCTTCACGATGTTCTTCCTAGCAGGTATTGGTGTGTTGAGGCTACTGTGGCTTCCGTTTATAGATTCGGAAGTCTTTATAAGACTTGGTTTGATTACGTATGTTCCCATGTGGGCAATCAACACTTTAGTTACGTGGGTAGCTAAGTTAGTAGTGCCTGAGTTAAGCGGTGATTTTTTCGTTCCGGTGTGTTTCGCGATCATGATAGTCGGGTTGACAGTCTTCTTCTTGGGCGTGATGACGTGGGTAAATGATAGACTACAAAAAAGAACTCTTAGTGTTGGGGGAGTCTACAAGTTCTCAAGACATCCTCAGTATTTAGGATTCATAGTATGGAGTTACGGTTTTCTGTCTCTGGCTAGTGCAGTTGAGGAGGGCAGAGGATGGTCTCCGCCAGTGCCTGGCCTGCCTTGGGTAGTAGCTACCGCGATTATTCTGGGTGCGGCGCTAGTTGAGGAAGTTGAGTTGAGGAGTAAGTTAGGTGATGAGTATATTTGCTACTTAGAGCACACACCCTTCATGATCTTGATGCCTAAGGTTCTAAAGAATGTAGTTGCATACCCTGCGAGAATCCTTATAGGTAAGGAAATGCCGACAACACGGAGAGAGGTATTTACTGTGGTATTAGCTTATCTTGCGCTGATTATGTTTACTTCATTCTTAATTTCGTATCTCATTACATAA
- a CDS encoding Na+/H+ antiporter NhaC family protein, whose amino-acid sequence MNRKILKLVIVLLVIIIALIAYTPPQAEFMPEDKRFPYVTFPLLPPLLAIALAMATGEIIPALFAGVWVGALMIAGYNPVGGTIQLIDWYIQNATDPWNAAILLYDFILGAFMGLLYTSGAVHSAAKSISKRIKSSKGATFGASLLGVAVFFDDYGNTVIVGNSMRPVTDRLRVSRELLSYIVDSTAAPIAGIALVSSWIGYEVGLIKDSIDTLREQAAAGVISAAPEYEAYMMWLNAVPYHFYSILAIILVFLVVLTRRHYGPMLQAEWRAVKEGKVIRDGATPLLPTEEVLGAEPKYRKQASGWLFAIAMIVLVLVTLLGMWATGAEELSRFWETPFTEALMNADTAKALFWAGMATYLVTFAWVLLGRIMSFREVMKQTIRGMYLMVLPNTILLHAWCIKSATDAVGTAEYVIHGAVTVGLSAFLVPLIIYMVSMFISFTTGTSWGTFGVMMPIAVPMAWQLALLQYPDNVGVAYLVTFASIGAVFGGGIFGDHCSPISDTTIMSSMFSASDHIDHVSTQLPYAVTAGFVGIVLYALLALGITSSLILLPIGIILLIILHRILNTIYSRRAKLPPAVPNYP is encoded by the coding sequence GTGAATAGAAAAATCCTTAAGCTAGTCATAGTTTTGCTAGTAATAATAATTGCTTTAATCGCTTATACACCACCTCAAGCAGAGTTTATGCCTGAAGATAAGAGGTTCCCCTACGTGACGTTCCCACTACTGCCACCGTTACTAGCAATAGCTTTAGCCATGGCTACTGGGGAAATCATTCCTGCTTTGTTTGCTGGTGTGTGGGTAGGTGCTTTAATGATTGCCGGGTATAACCCGGTAGGCGGCACGATACAGCTGATTGACTGGTACATACAAAACGCGACAGACCCTTGGAATGCTGCGATACTCTTATACGACTTCATCTTAGGAGCGTTTATGGGACTTCTATACACGTCAGGCGCTGTACACTCAGCTGCTAAGTCAATATCTAAAAGGATTAAGAGTTCTAAAGGAGCTACTTTCGGAGCTTCACTCTTAGGTGTTGCAGTATTCTTTGACGACTACGGCAATACAGTCATAGTAGGTAATTCTATGAGGCCTGTAACTGATAGACTCAGAGTTAGTAGGGAATTATTAAGCTATATAGTGGACTCTACAGCAGCGCCAATAGCCGGCATAGCGTTAGTCTCGTCTTGGATAGGATATGAAGTGGGATTAATAAAAGACTCCATAGATACTTTAAGAGAGCAAGCTGCGGCAGGAGTAATAAGTGCCGCGCCTGAGTATGAGGCTTATATGATGTGGCTAAATGCAGTTCCTTACCACTTCTACTCTATACTAGCGATAATACTAGTGTTCTTAGTAGTGCTCACTAGAAGACATTACGGACCCATGCTCCAGGCTGAGTGGAGAGCAGTAAAGGAAGGAAAAGTAATCAGAGACGGCGCAACCCCTCTTTTACCTACAGAAGAAGTCTTAGGTGCGGAACCAAAGTATAGGAAGCAGGCCTCAGGATGGTTATTCGCGATAGCTATGATAGTTTTAGTACTCGTTACCTTACTAGGAATGTGGGCTACGGGCGCCGAAGAACTTAGTAGGTTCTGGGAGACACCTTTCACAGAAGCATTAATGAATGCAGACACTGCTAAAGCACTCTTTTGGGCTGGCATGGCGACATACCTAGTCACGTTTGCTTGGGTGCTGTTAGGACGGATAATGAGTTTCAGAGAAGTAATGAAGCAGACTATTAGGGGAATGTACTTAATGGTTTTACCTAACACTATCTTGCTTCACGCGTGGTGTATTAAATCAGCAACTGACGCAGTAGGCACTGCCGAGTACGTAATTCACGGGGCGGTAACAGTAGGGCTTTCAGCGTTTCTAGTCCCGCTAATAATATACATGGTCTCGATGTTCATATCATTTACTACAGGCACTAGCTGGGGAACTTTCGGCGTCATGATGCCTATAGCTGTGCCCATGGCTTGGCAATTAGCGCTACTTCAATATCCAGACAACGTAGGTGTTGCGTACTTAGTCACTTTTGCTTCTATAGGAGCCGTGTTTGGAGGCGGCATCTTCGGAGATCACTGCTCGCCGATAAGTGACACGACTATAATGTCGTCTATGTTCTCTGCCTCAGACCACATAGACCACGTCTCAACGCAATTACCTTATGCAGTAACAGCAGGATTCGTAGGAATAGTGCTCTACGCGTTGCTAGCTTTAGGGATAACGAGCTCGCTAATACTGCTACCAATCGGAATAATACTGTTGATTATACTTCATAGAATATTAAATACTATCTACTCAAGAAGAGCTAAGCTACCTCCAGCAGTACCTAATTATCCTTAA
- a CDS encoding winged helix-turn-helix domain-containing protein, protein MSAQVEDLSRTALKIYVYLLESKDPRGVRDIARSLDMPVSSVYYHLKRLEDLGVIGKRGDGYVVVKIIPLEGYVFLGRKLMPRLLIYSLFFLGVSLSQAYAVIVDRSITSDKILLLVLSIVAFILFFLEGLNMRSKLKVS, encoded by the coding sequence ATGAGTGCTCAAGTTGAAGACTTAAGTAGGACTGCTCTCAAGATATATGTTTATCTCCTTGAGTCTAAAGACCCTAGAGGAGTTAGAGACATTGCTAGATCACTAGATATGCCTGTGAGTAGCGTGTACTACCATCTTAAGAGGCTAGAAGACTTAGGAGTTATTGGTAAGAGGGGGGATGGCTACGTAGTCGTTAAGATTATTCCTTTAGAAGGTTACGTGTTCTTAGGGAGGAAGCTAATGCCGAGACTCTTAATCTATTCATTGTTTTTCTTGGGTGTTAGCCTGAGTCAAGCATACGCAGTTATAGTTGATAGATCCATAACTTCAGATAAGATATTGTTACTAGTCTTAAGTATAGTAGCTTTCATTCTATTCTTTCTTGAAGGCCTGAATATGAGGTCTAAACTTAAGGTCTCGTAG
- a CDS encoding ferritin-like domain-containing protein, whose translation MKSPSFEDMSKLEKEYSKRLVDSAKNVKNLVVKTVMTAVAQDSLKHSMIYEAIAELLKEERPMISETELDEIAGEIEHHIRTEEEMIKYLREVLEKGVENKAMKFFLETLLRDELYHHALLKQVLEMIVRKEALTESNLWELVWREAMFHGTPGG comes from the coding sequence GTGAAGAGTCCTTCATTTGAGGATATGAGCAAGCTTGAGAAGGAATACTCTAAAAGATTAGTTGACTCGGCTAAAAACGTCAAAAACCTAGTAGTTAAGACTGTCATGACTGCCGTAGCTCAAGACTCTCTTAAGCATTCTATGATATACGAAGCAATAGCAGAGTTGCTTAAGGAAGAAAGACCCATGATTAGCGAAACCGAGTTAGATGAAATAGCTGGTGAGATTGAGCACCATATAAGAACTGAAGAAGAAATGATTAAATACCTGAGAGAAGTCTTGGAGAAAGGAGTTGAGAATAAAGCTATGAAGTTCTTCTTAGAGACTCTCCTCAGAGACGAGTTATATCATCACGCACTACTTAAGCAAGTTCTTGAAATGATAGTGCGTAAAGAAGCTCTTACTGAATCAAATCTGTGGGAGTTAGTCTGGCGGGAAGCGATGTTTCATGGAACTCCAGGTGGCTAG
- a CDS encoding ferritin family protein codes for MSYELIKKAQEIEENAVSSYFHALRILRLQGTELQDLEKVVKKVAIDTLIHRELMKGVLKAYEEAIKKEAEIMKELEEMKPSAKEKAIITKILREHLIIESEMIDNYKKLAQEMPYTVLKELAESLAKNEEEHHKLLISLIKKYEE; via the coding sequence ATGTCGTACGAATTAATTAAGAAAGCTCAAGAGATAGAAGAGAATGCTGTTAGCTCCTACTTCCACGCTCTCAGAATACTCAGGCTTCAAGGCACGGAACTACAGGATCTTGAGAAAGTTGTTAAGAAAGTAGCTATAGATACTCTAATTCACAGAGAATTAATGAAAGGAGTGCTTAAAGCTTACGAGGAAGCTATTAAAAAAGAAGCAGAAATTATGAAAGAATTAGAAGAGATGAAGCCTTCTGCTAAAGAGAAAGCCATCATAACAAAAATTCTCAGAGAACACTTAATCATAGAGAGTGAAATGATTGATAACTATAAGAAGCTAGCGCAAGAAATGCCGTACACAGTACTCAAGGAATTAGCAGAGTCTCTAGCTAAGAACGAAGAAGAACATCATAAGCTACTTATATCTTTAATAAAGAAATACGAAGAATAA
- a CDS encoding beta-propeller domain-containing protein codes for MKREIFITLAVMSLVIGASLPLIMSSIFGETYKSVETRTVPAYQFSSSYGGQQINVSLTSGDLRKFSSYEELAQYLSSSLSLNTLVNQLVYPYNLPRVVGVPMLAEVATTYTISQQQAVTSKTNVQVEGIDEPDIVKNNGELMVVASGNKVFIVSVAGKTVLSILVLEEYVSGLFLYKDELVVITEAQTRYPIIPDLECRCFMIPPGTPNVYTYIYNISNASNPVLLSKITITGSMLSSRLSGNHLYVVTNTYVGEPILPLVNEEPVPLETLVVVDVIPSSYTLILALNLERLDYATYTFLTGGGSWLYMSLNNLYVARESRFSFLNAYILALRTFANYMPNETASKVIELINKGWLDVAREKVEDYLLSMDEESRKELLNKVVSDVNKEPKYDTTTFYVFSVEGLTISLRGFFNVSGHLLDQFAMEEADNYFITATTENNYSVVVLFEPLVKTYTTTSREVKTQEIVIQECSVSGCVSRNIPITKWDMPQAPYEYTRPALIVYVSVVGETSNNVFVVDLMSLQIVGSLTGLARGERIYSARLVGGIFFLVTFRQVDPLFAIDISDPNNPRVLGFLKMPGFSEYLHPLSGDRLLGIGVEGSNLKISLFNVTDPTDMSEISKITVYSAWSQALHDHHAVTIYPEKELLMIPITSYATYYVSSGALVVSYESDTLRVKAVLPHEYCLRVAYVGDELFTISPNLIKIFDANTYEELGQIILEK; via the coding sequence ATGAAGCGAGAAATCTTCATAACACTAGCCGTGATGTCTCTAGTTATTGGCGCGTCTCTACCTCTCATTATGAGTAGTATTTTCGGCGAGACTTACAAATCCGTAGAAACTAGAACTGTACCGGCATATCAGTTTAGTAGCTCTTACGGCGGTCAACAGATAAACGTTTCCTTAACATCAGGAGATTTAAGGAAGTTTAGTAGTTATGAGGAGTTAGCTCAGTATTTGAGCTCTTCATTGAGTCTAAATACACTAGTTAATCAACTAGTCTACCCTTATAACTTGCCGCGAGTGGTGGGCGTGCCGATGTTAGCAGAGGTTGCGACTACTTACACTATCTCACAACAACAAGCAGTAACTTCTAAAACTAACGTTCAGGTTGAGGGTATTGACGAACCAGACATAGTGAAAAACAACGGTGAGTTAATGGTAGTCGCTTCAGGTAATAAGGTATTTATTGTGAGTGTCGCCGGAAAAACCGTCTTGAGTATTCTTGTTTTAGAAGAGTATGTGAGTGGTTTATTCCTCTACAAGGACGAGCTAGTAGTCATTACTGAAGCACAGACGAGATATCCGATAATTCCCGACTTAGAGTGTAGGTGTTTCATGATACCTCCTGGAACTCCTAACGTGTATACGTATATATACAACATCAGTAATGCTAGCAACCCAGTCTTACTAAGTAAGATTACCATAACTGGTAGTATGTTGAGTTCGAGGCTTTCAGGAAACCACCTGTATGTGGTAACCAACACGTATGTTGGCGAACCTATATTGCCTTTAGTTAATGAGGAGCCTGTGCCGCTAGAAACTCTAGTAGTAGTGGATGTTATACCCAGCTCATACACGCTAATACTGGCGTTGAATCTTGAGAGACTGGATTACGCGACCTACACGTTCTTAACCGGTGGTGGTAGCTGGCTCTACATGTCTCTCAATAACCTCTACGTAGCTCGTGAGAGTAGGTTTAGCTTTCTTAACGCGTACATACTCGCGTTAAGGACTTTCGCTAACTACATGCCTAACGAGACAGCGAGCAAAGTAATTGAGCTAATAAATAAGGGTTGGCTAGACGTAGCTCGTGAAAAAGTTGAGGACTATCTTTTAAGCATGGATGAGGAGAGCCGCAAAGAATTACTTAATAAGGTAGTTAGTGATGTCAATAAAGAACCTAAGTATGACACGACCACGTTTTACGTCTTCTCTGTTGAGGGACTTACGATAAGTTTAAGAGGATTCTTCAACGTCTCAGGACACCTCCTTGACCAGTTTGCTATGGAGGAAGCAGACAATTACTTCATAACTGCTACGACAGAAAATAATTACTCGGTAGTAGTATTGTTTGAGCCTCTAGTCAAGACCTACACCACGACCAGCAGGGAAGTAAAGACTCAAGAAATAGTCATTCAGGAATGCTCTGTTAGTGGGTGTGTGTCGAGAAACATTCCTATAACTAAGTGGGACATGCCGCAAGCCCCCTACGAATACACCAGACCTGCGTTGATCGTGTACGTGTCTGTCGTCGGTGAAACCAGCAACAACGTGTTCGTAGTCGACTTAATGAGTCTCCAAATAGTGGGTTCTTTAACAGGTCTTGCTCGTGGAGAGAGGATATACTCAGCTAGATTAGTAGGCGGTATCTTCTTCTTAGTCACGTTCAGGCAGGTAGACCCGTTATTCGCTATAGACATTTCAGACCCTAATAACCCGCGCGTTCTAGGTTTTCTTAAAATGCCTGGTTTTAGTGAGTACCTGCACCCATTATCTGGAGACAGATTGTTGGGTATAGGTGTTGAGGGGTCTAACTTGAAGATATCACTCTTTAACGTTACAGACCCTACCGACATGAGTGAGATCTCAAAGATTACAGTGTACTCTGCGTGGTCTCAAGCCCTACACGATCATCACGCAGTAACGATATATCCAGAGAAAGAGCTACTCATGATTCCCATAACTAGTTATGCTACATATTACGTATCTAGTGGTGCTTTAGTAGTGAGTTACGAGAGTGACACGCTGAGAGTTAAGGCGGTGCTTCCTCACGAATACTGCTTACGGGTAGCTTACGTAGGTGATGAATTGTTCACGATTTCACCGAATCTCATAAAGATATTTGACGCTAACACTTACGAGGAGTTAGGTCAAATAATTCTTGAAAAATAA
- a CDS encoding arginine deiminase family protein produces MSRRSKLYGSVIVRPPVKELTKCVSTHPLRTTVDYRLALKQHDNYVKILQEEGIEVYKLPQLEGFPDSVFVQDTAVVRASLKHALISRFGEPSRRGEESSVREFLSKRGFTITDVVEPATLEGGDVLITSEGVVFVGITSRTNLGGAEILRSFFREFKVIAVPTSKVFHLLSAVNYVGNKTLVIVPEYVNPSYFDGFRLVRVDLEEAYAANMLYLGDNRVLVPEGYPRTAERMRREGYRVIEVDVSEFRKCDGGVTCLSLPLYEL; encoded by the coding sequence TTGAGTCGGCGTAGTAAACTGTATGGTTCAGTTATAGTAAGACCTCCAGTCAAAGAACTTACTAAGTGTGTGTCGACTCACCCGTTAAGAACTACCGTAGATTACAGGTTAGCACTTAAGCAACACGATAATTATGTGAAGATCCTCCAAGAAGAAGGTATTGAAGTTTATAAATTACCGCAACTTGAAGGCTTCCCGGACTCGGTATTTGTTCAGGATACTGCTGTCGTGAGAGCTTCTCTTAAACATGCCTTAATCTCTAGGTTTGGAGAACCTAGTAGGAGAGGAGAGGAATCGAGTGTCCGAGAGTTTTTGAGTAAGAGGGGGTTCACTATCACAGACGTCGTAGAACCAGCTACGCTAGAAGGCGGTGATGTCTTAATCACCAGTGAAGGAGTAGTGTTTGTTGGGATTACTAGCAGAACAAACCTGGGTGGAGCTGAGATTTTGAGGAGCTTCTTCAGAGAGTTCAAAGTTATTGCAGTGCCTACTAGTAAGGTGTTTCATTTACTCTCAGCCGTCAACTACGTTGGTAATAAAACCCTAGTCATAGTGCCTGAGTATGTTAACCCATCATATTTTGATGGTTTCAGACTCGTTCGCGTGGATTTAGAGGAAGCTTACGCTGCTAATATGTTGTACTTAGGCGATAATAGGGTGCTCGTTCCTGAGGGGTATCCTAGAACTGCTGAGAGAATGAGGAGAGAAGGCTATAGAGTCATTGAAGTAGATGTTTCTGAGTTTAGGAAATGCGATGGCGGCGTAACGTGTTTAAGTCTCCCACTCTACGAACTCTAG
- the dapA gene encoding 4-hydroxy-tetrahydrodipicolinate synthase, with product MFKGIITPMITPFNKNYEIDYVAVEWLINHLVRGGVNGVFPNSTTGESASLSLEEKRKLIEKVVELVNGRVKVLPGIGGNTTLEVIELGKFAKDLGADGGIVITPYFFKPTPEELKKHYGKIAESLDFPLFIYHFPALTGVSLPVQVVKELALEYSNLVGIKITHDSLTYLKQVIWEVKEVRGDFSVFSGLDQYLLINLMIGGDGGVVALSNLTPKLHKSIYDAWLSGDIAKSYSLYMKLLKLSKLIELGTSTIAAVKASLSIVGAPIEPVLRPPLSREKEEFIRFAKELLSDFINYIF from the coding sequence ATGTTTAAGGGAATAATAACTCCGATGATAACGCCCTTCAATAAAAACTACGAGATAGATTATGTGGCTGTTGAGTGGCTAATTAATCATTTAGTTAGAGGTGGTGTAAACGGCGTCTTTCCAAACTCAACTACCGGGGAGTCAGCCAGTCTCTCATTAGAGGAGAAGAGGAAGTTGATAGAGAAGGTAGTCGAGTTAGTTAATGGGAGAGTTAAAGTTCTGCCAGGTATAGGTGGCAACACCACGTTGGAAGTGATAGAGCTTGGTAAATTTGCTAAGGACTTGGGTGCTGATGGCGGCATAGTAATAACGCCTTACTTCTTCAAGCCAACGCCGGAAGAGCTTAAGAAACATTACGGTAAAATCGCTGAGTCGTTAGATTTTCCTCTCTTTATATATCATTTCCCAGCGTTGACAGGGGTCTCACTGCCAGTGCAGGTAGTCAAAGAGTTAGCTCTTGAGTATAGCAATTTAGTAGGAATTAAAATAACTCATGATAGTCTTACATACCTTAAGCAAGTGATATGGGAAGTTAAGGAAGTTAGGGGTGACTTCTCAGTATTTTCAGGTCTGGATCAGTACCTCTTAATTAACTTAATGATTGGTGGTGACGGGGGTGTCGTAGCGCTATCTAATTTAACTCCTAAGCTCCATAAAAGCATCTACGACGCCTGGCTTTCAGGAGATATAGCTAAGTCCTACAGCCTCTACATGAAGCTCTTGAAACTCTCTAAGTTGATAGAGTTAGGGACCTCGACTATAGCGGCGGTTAAGGCATCACTCTCGATTGTGGGGGCACCTATAGAACCCGTTCTAAGACCACCACTAAGCAGAGAGAAAGAAGAGTTCATCAGGTTCGCAAAAGAACTACTAAGTGATTTTATTAACTACATTTTTTAA